A window of the Entelurus aequoreus isolate RoL-2023_Sb linkage group LG28, RoL_Eaeq_v1.1, whole genome shotgun sequence genome harbors these coding sequences:
- the LOC133644990 gene encoding homeodomain-interacting protein kinase 2-like isoform X2, which yields MGHICLEFEYLDKNLHDFMKERQSKQLQVKEIRPIIQQLVSALDHLKCAHMIHADVKLENIMLIDHQQQPYRVKVSDFSSAHEASVTKQNSNTQNHSYRSPEILLGSPYNEAIDMWSVGCVTAFLYLGAQLYPGRNEYETIRYIMETQGQFPEDLLASGKNTGIFFQKENKNCTWKLKTPEHYQQETGFLARDTRKIKLNSLNHLLQFQPWVLVAKYPADKDIHADDKQMFVDMLKGMLHLEASKRMTPSQGLAHQFISMRHLKPHQDISTYAKSCYEIMAQCEKDTSHASKTKSATLQRTSSKSSHTVQQNHTTRKVNSGRNRTRSNDGTIMQTRDLPKRLKIGGEDYQQRLRVDQPTDQPIQKERSPAGPHLTWPLNFSRRVKDSKYLKPKTRFAVRFMEEQSGRDEHHSPTRTHHHLGRVTKASIGSESFVWTLRKDPSKSILT from the exons ATGGGGCATATTTGTCTTGAGTTTGAGTATCTGGACAAAAACCTTCACGACTTTATGAAGGAGCGGCAATCAAAACAGCTCCAGGTGAAGGAGATCCGTCCCATCATCCAGCAG CTGGTTAGCGCTCTTGACCACTTGAAGTGTGCTCATATGATTCACGCCGACGTCAAGTTAGAAAACATCATGTTGATCGACCATCAGCAGCAGCCATACAGAGTCAAAGTAAGTGACTTCAGCTCGGCCCACGAGGCGTCTGTCACCAAACAGAACTCCAACACACAGAACCACTCATACCG GTCTCCAGAGATCTTACTTGGATCTCCGTACAACGAGGCAATAGACATGTGGTCTGTCGGTTGCGTGACGGCTTTTCTGTACCTTGGCGCTCAACTTTACCCTGGCAGGAATGAATATGAAACG ATCAGGTACATCATGGAGACCCAGGGTCAGTTTCCAGAAGACCTCCTGGCCTCTGGTAAAAACACCGGAATCTTTTTCCAAAAGGAGAACAAAAACTGTACCTGGAAACTGAAA ACACCGGAACACTACCAACAAGAGACAGGATTCCTAGCACGGGACACGCGGAAAATCAAGTTGAACTCTCTCAACCACCTCCTGCAA TTTCAGCCGTGGGTTTTGGTTGCCAAGTACCCTGCTGACAAAGATATCCATGCAGATGATAAGCAGATGTTTGTGGACATGCTGAAGGGAATGCTGCACCTTGAAGCGTCTAAGCGAATGACGCCCAGTCAAGGACTGGCGCATCAGTTCATCAGCATGAGACACTTAAAACCTCATCAAGACATCAGCACTTA CGCAAAGTCCTGCTACGAGATAATGGCCCAGTGTGAGAAGGACACATCTCATGCCAGTAAAACAAAGTCTGCGACCTTGCAAAGGACTTCTTCAAAAAGTTCCCACACTGTCCAGCAGAATCACACCACAAGAAAAGTCAACTCAGGAAGGAACAGGACAAGGTCCAATGATGGAACCATAATGCAAACACGTGATCTCCCCAAAAGGCTTAAAATTGGAGGTGAAGACTATCAGCAGAG GCTAAGAGTGGATCAGCCCACCGACCAACCCATCCAAAAAGAAAGAAGCCCAGCTGGGCCTCACCTCACCTGGCCTTTAAACTTCTCAAGACGGGTGAAGGATTCTAAGTACCTGAAACCCAAAACTAGATTTGCTGTGCGCTTCATGGAGGAGCAAAGTGGAAGAGATGAACACCACAGTCCGACTCGAACACACCACCACCTTGGCCGGGTAACAAAAGCTTCCATCGGTAGTGAATCATTCGTCTGGACTCTAAGAAAGGACCCTTCAAAAAGCATATTGACTTAA
- the LOC133644990 gene encoding homeodomain-interacting protein kinase 2-like isoform X1 → MDSYGVFGDRIVPGARLYSASTSYKVLSLLSCGTFGKVAKCRKMDSNKTVAVKMIRNQGSFAEQAKIEIDILQKLKKIENSKKHLVLWNRVFSDMGHICLEFEYLDKNLHDFMKERQSKQLQVKEIRPIIQQLVSALDHLKCAHMIHADVKLENIMLIDHQQQPYRVKVSDFSSAHEASVTKQNSNTQNHSYRSPEILLGSPYNEAIDMWSVGCVTAFLYLGAQLYPGRNEYETIRYIMETQGQFPEDLLASGKNTGIFFQKENKNCTWKLKTPEHYQQETGFLARDTRKIKLNSLNHLLQFQPWVLVAKYPADKDIHADDKQMFVDMLKGMLHLEASKRMTPSQGLAHQFISMRHLKPHQDISTYAKSCYEIMAQCEKDTSHASKTKSATLQRTSSKSSHTVQQNHTTRKVNSGRNRTRSNDGTIMQTRDLPKRLKIGGEDYQQRLRVDQPTDQPIQKERSPAGPHLTWPLNFSRRVKDSKYLKPKTRFAVRFMEEQSGRDEHHSPTRTHHHLGRVTKASIGSESFVWTLRKDPSKSILT, encoded by the exons ATGGACTCGTACGGTGTATTCGGTGACCGTATAGTCCCGGGAGCCAGGCTTTACTCGGCGTCCACCAGCTACAAGGTGCTGTCCTTGCTGAGCTGTGGTACTTTTGGCAAAGTTGCCAAATGCCGCAAGATGGATAGCAACAAAACAGTGGCAGTTAAAATGATCAGGAATCAAGGCAGCTTTGCAGAGCAGGCTAAGATCGAG ATCGACATACTACAGAAATTAAAAAAGATCGAAAACTCCAAAAAACACCTGGTTCTGTGGAATCGTGTCTTCAGCGACATGGGGCATATTTGTCTTGAGTTTGAGTATCTGGACAAAAACCTTCACGACTTTATGAAGGAGCGGCAATCAAAACAGCTCCAGGTGAAGGAGATCCGTCCCATCATCCAGCAG CTGGTTAGCGCTCTTGACCACTTGAAGTGTGCTCATATGATTCACGCCGACGTCAAGTTAGAAAACATCATGTTGATCGACCATCAGCAGCAGCCATACAGAGTCAAAGTAAGTGACTTCAGCTCGGCCCACGAGGCGTCTGTCACCAAACAGAACTCCAACACACAGAACCACTCATACCG GTCTCCAGAGATCTTACTTGGATCTCCGTACAACGAGGCAATAGACATGTGGTCTGTCGGTTGCGTGACGGCTTTTCTGTACCTTGGCGCTCAACTTTACCCTGGCAGGAATGAATATGAAACG ATCAGGTACATCATGGAGACCCAGGGTCAGTTTCCAGAAGACCTCCTGGCCTCTGGTAAAAACACCGGAATCTTTTTCCAAAAGGAGAACAAAAACTGTACCTGGAAACTGAAA ACACCGGAACACTACCAACAAGAGACAGGATTCCTAGCACGGGACACGCGGAAAATCAAGTTGAACTCTCTCAACCACCTCCTGCAA TTTCAGCCGTGGGTTTTGGTTGCCAAGTACCCTGCTGACAAAGATATCCATGCAGATGATAAGCAGATGTTTGTGGACATGCTGAAGGGAATGCTGCACCTTGAAGCGTCTAAGCGAATGACGCCCAGTCAAGGACTGGCGCATCAGTTCATCAGCATGAGACACTTAAAACCTCATCAAGACATCAGCACTTA CGCAAAGTCCTGCTACGAGATAATGGCCCAGTGTGAGAAGGACACATCTCATGCCAGTAAAACAAAGTCTGCGACCTTGCAAAGGACTTCTTCAAAAAGTTCCCACACTGTCCAGCAGAATCACACCACAAGAAAAGTCAACTCAGGAAGGAACAGGACAAGGTCCAATGATGGAACCATAATGCAAACACGTGATCTCCCCAAAAGGCTTAAAATTGGAGGTGAAGACTATCAGCAGAG GCTAAGAGTGGATCAGCCCACCGACCAACCCATCCAAAAAGAAAGAAGCCCAGCTGGGCCTCACCTCACCTGGCCTTTAAACTTCTCAAGACGGGTGAAGGATTCTAAGTACCTGAAACCCAAAACTAGATTTGCTGTGCGCTTCATGGAGGAGCAAAGTGGAAGAGATGAACACCACAGTCCGACTCGAACACACCACCACCTTGGCCGGGTAACAAAAGCTTCCATCGGTAGTGAATCATTCGTCTGGACTCTAAGAAAGGACCCTTCAAAAAGCATATTGACTTAA